The following are encoded in a window of Citrobacter freundii genomic DNA:
- the hemW gene encoding radical SAM family heme chaperone HemW — MVKLPPLSLYIHIPWCVQKCPYCDFNSHALKGEVPHEDYVGHLLSDLDANVAYAQGREVKTIFIGGGTPSLLSGPAMQTLLDGVRARLNLAADAEITMEANPGTVEADRFVDYQRAGVNRISIGVQSFSASKLERLGRIHGPEEAKRAANLADGLGLRSFNLDLMHGLPDQTLEEALDDLQQAIELNPPHLSWYQLTIEPNTLFGSRPPVLPDDDALWDIFEQGHRLLTAAGYQQYETSAYAKPGYQCQHNLNYWRFGDYLGIGCGAHGKVTFPDGRILRTTKTRHPRGYMQGRYLESERDVAEADKPFEFFMNRFRLLEAAPRVEFTHYTGLAEEVIRAQIDEAIAQGYLTQSDEYWQITQHGKLFLNSLLELFLAE, encoded by the coding sequence ATGGTTAAGTTGCCACCACTGAGTCTTTATATCCACATCCCGTGGTGCGTGCAGAAATGCCCCTACTGCGACTTCAACTCGCATGCGTTAAAGGGCGAAGTTCCCCATGAAGATTACGTTGGGCATCTGCTGAGCGATCTGGATGCCAACGTCGCCTACGCGCAGGGACGCGAAGTAAAGACCATTTTTATTGGTGGCGGTACGCCGAGCCTGCTCTCTGGCCCGGCAATGCAAACGCTGCTGGATGGCGTGCGTGCGCGTCTAAATCTGGCGGCGGATGCCGAAATCACGATGGAAGCCAATCCCGGTACGGTGGAAGCCGATCGGTTTGTCGATTATCAACGCGCTGGAGTTAACCGCATCTCGATTGGCGTGCAAAGTTTTAGCGCCTCCAAGCTTGAGCGACTGGGGCGTATTCACGGGCCAGAAGAAGCCAAACGCGCGGCGAATCTGGCTGACGGTCTGGGATTGCGCAGCTTTAACCTGGATTTGATGCACGGCCTGCCGGATCAAACACTGGAAGAAGCGCTGGACGATTTACAGCAGGCCATTGAGCTTAACCCCCCGCATCTCTCCTGGTATCAGCTCACTATTGAGCCCAACACGTTGTTTGGTTCGCGCCCGCCGGTGCTACCGGATGATGACGCCCTGTGGGATATTTTTGAGCAAGGCCACCGGTTGCTGACCGCCGCCGGGTATCAGCAATATGAAACCTCGGCCTATGCAAAACCGGGATATCAGTGCCAGCACAACCTGAACTACTGGCGTTTTGGCGACTATCTTGGCATTGGCTGCGGGGCTCACGGCAAGGTCACCTTCCCGGACGGACGTATCCTGCGCACCACCAAAACGCGACATCCGCGCGGTTACATGCAGGGACGTTATCTCGAAAGCGAGCGTGATGTCGCCGAGGCTGATAAGCCATTTGAGTTCTTTATGAACCGCTTCCGCTTGCTGGAGGCCGCACCGCGTGTGGAATTCACCCACTATACCGGGCTTGCCGAAGAGGTGATTCGGGCACAGATTGATGAGGCTATCGCCCAGGGATATCTGACGCAGAGCGATGAGTACTGGCAGATTACCCAGCACGGTAAGCTGTTTTTAAACTCACTGCTGGAGCTGTTTCTGGCGGAGTAA